The following coding sequences are from one Elusimicrobiota bacterium window:
- the tsaE gene encoding tRNA (adenosine(37)-N6)-threonylcarbamoyltransferase complex ATPase subunit type 1 TsaE, with protein MATRISKQLRWHFSSPSAMGQWGRCFARGLAPGDVVALVGPLGSGKTTLIQSIVKAMRCRRRVTSPTFALANEYATPQGAVYHMDMYRLLPTELLQFPLEDYWGNGVCLIEWADKVRDRLPNDTLEIQLSMGGPQERRLTIPRISSIWRRRLKAVLS; from the coding sequence ATGGCTACTCGCATTTCAAAACAGCTTAGGTGGCATTTTTCGAGTCCCTCGGCGATGGGTCAATGGGGCCGGTGCTTCGCGCGGGGGCTTGCTCCTGGCGATGTCGTGGCGCTGGTCGGCCCACTGGGTTCCGGCAAAACAACCTTAATCCAGTCCATCGTGAAGGCCATGAGATGCCGCCGCCGTGTCACCAGCCCTACGTTTGCGCTGGCGAACGAATATGCCACGCCGCAGGGCGCTGTGTATCATATGGATATGTACCGACTGTTGCCGACGGAGTTACTTCAGTTTCCCTTGGAAGATTACTGGGGGAACGGTGTATGTCTGATTGAATGGGCGGACAAAGTGCGAGATCGGCTGCCGAACGATACGTTGGAAATTCAGCTGTCCATGGGCGGGCCGCAGGAACGCCGGCTCACGATTCCCCGAATCTCTTCAATCTGGCGCCGGCGGTTGAAGGCGGTCTTGTCTTGA
- the acpS gene encoding holo-ACP synthase, with protein sequence MEIGVDIVEIARIAKSVRNRRFLERIFTPGEIAYCRSRKNSAQHFAVRFAAKEAVWKAVGEPRLLHRSIHVRNHPNGKPEVIFAAPFRKLARKVVISLSHGRDYAVAMAVFK encoded by the coding sequence ATGGAAATTGGTGTTGATATCGTTGAAATCGCCCGGATTGCAAAATCCGTGAGGAACCGGCGGTTTCTCGAGCGGATATTTACTCCCGGGGAGATCGCTTACTGCCGCTCGCGAAAAAATTCGGCTCAGCATTTTGCCGTTCGTTTTGCGGCCAAGGAAGCGGTATGGAAGGCGGTGGGCGAGCCGCGGCTGCTCCATCGATCTATCCACGTGCGCAATCATCCGAATGGTAAACCTGAAGTTATTTTTGCCGCGCCCTTTCGAAAACTGGCCAGGAAAGTGGTCATTTCGCTTTCCCATGGCCGTGATTATGCCGTGGCGATGGCGGTTTTCAAATGA
- a CDS encoding pyridoxine 5'-phosphate synthase — MMRLGVNIDHVATLRQQRKGDEPDPVFAALTAQANGADSIVAHLREDRRHIQDRDIRLLKQVLNIPLAMEMAATEEMEQMALAILPARVCLVPEKRQELTTEGGLDVISHRTALKKSISRLSAKKIEVSLFVDPDADQIRCAKSLGADTVELHTGRYAVALERESQARELDGLRRAAELAVKLKLRLHAGHGLTIRNVAVVAALPGMKELNIGFSIISQALFVGLGQAVKEMKDLISLR; from the coding sequence CTGATGAGGTTGGGCGTCAACATCGACCATGTGGCGACGCTCCGGCAACAGCGCAAAGGCGATGAGCCGGATCCGGTTTTTGCGGCGTTGACCGCTCAGGCGAACGGGGCGGACAGCATTGTGGCGCATTTACGGGAGGACCGCCGCCATATTCAAGACCGGGACATCCGGTTGCTGAAGCAGGTTTTAAACATCCCGCTGGCGATGGAGATGGCCGCGACCGAGGAAATGGAGCAGATGGCTCTGGCCATTCTTCCGGCCCGCGTGTGTCTCGTCCCGGAGAAACGCCAGGAGTTGACGACCGAGGGCGGTTTGGATGTGATCAGCCACCGCACCGCTCTGAAAAAGAGCATCAGCCGTTTGTCCGCAAAAAAAATTGAAGTGAGTTTGTTTGTGGATCCGGATGCGGATCAAATCCGCTGCGCCAAGTCGCTCGGGGCGGATACCGTGGAACTGCATACCGGGCGTTACGCCGTAGCCCTGGAAAGGGAGAGCCAGGCACGGGAATTGGATGGCCTTCGTCGCGCGGCGGAGCTGGCCGTCAAGCTCAAACTGCGGTTGCACGCAGGGCATGGCCTCACGATTCGAAACGTTGCGGTGGTGGCGGCTCTTCCCGGGATGAAAGAGCTGAATATCGGATTTTCCATCATCAGTCAGGCGCTTTTTGTTGGTTTGGGACAGGCTGTCAAAGAAATGAAAGACCTTATTTCCCTGCGCTGA
- the thiL gene encoding thiamine-phosphate kinase, whose product MRRPESLASLGEFGWLRKLLPKLYWPSSLNSQLCIGPGDDAGVVRLTSGKVLVASTDAMVEGVHFERRWFSWESLGEKILSINLSDLAAMGKVRPLAALVSAAFPGDTPVDSVDNFYKGLKTCAQRWKTGLLGGDTVGSQSGWFVSVTILGEANPKDLLTRHQACPGDLIVIVGEPGQAAAGLEVLRAGKKKWAWTKPLVKAFSAPSPRFAESAILGETRWATSLMDSSDGLEASVRLLAESSGNLGAEIELDHLPVSRVLRRWAEYKRCAAVTYALSGGEDYGLVFTLPPGRWPALHKRIPSARVIGRMLPKGEGCWALQGTRRTALQGYGYSHFKTA is encoded by the coding sequence ATGAGAAGACCTGAATCTCTAGCCAGTCTTGGAGAATTCGGATGGCTGCGGAAACTCCTGCCCAAGCTCTATTGGCCTTCCTCGCTTAATTCACAATTGTGCATAGGCCCTGGGGATGATGCGGGAGTAGTGCGATTGACCTCCGGGAAGGTGCTCGTCGCGAGCACCGATGCCATGGTAGAGGGTGTTCATTTTGAACGGCGCTGGTTTTCCTGGGAGTCATTAGGGGAGAAGATTTTGTCGATTAATCTAAGCGATTTAGCCGCCATGGGGAAGGTGCGTCCTCTGGCGGCCCTGGTGAGCGCTGCTTTTCCTGGGGATACCCCTGTGGATTCTGTGGATAACTTTTATAAAGGATTGAAAACTTGCGCACAGCGGTGGAAAACCGGGTTATTAGGGGGGGATACCGTTGGATCACAGTCCGGGTGGTTCGTCAGCGTGACCATCCTGGGTGAAGCCAACCCGAAGGATCTTCTGACGCGTCATCAGGCTTGTCCGGGAGATCTGATTGTTATTGTTGGAGAGCCTGGTCAGGCGGCCGCTGGCCTGGAGGTGCTGAGGGCTGGGAAGAAAAAATGGGCTTGGACAAAACCGCTTGTGAAGGCCTTTTCAGCGCCATCCCCGCGTTTCGCGGAATCAGCCATCCTGGGGGAAACGCGCTGGGCCACGAGCCTCATGGATTCTTCAGATGGACTGGAAGCGTCGGTCCGTTTGCTGGCCGAATCTTCGGGCAACTTGGGCGCGGAAATTGAGTTGGATCATTTGCCGGTTTCTCGGGTCCTGCGGCGATGGGCCGAGTATAAGCGATGTGCAGCTGTGACCTATGCGCTTTCAGGAGGAGAGGACTATGGGCTCGTCTTCACCCTGCCACCCGGCCGGTGGCCGGCTCTCCATAAACGGATTCCTTCCGCCAGGGTCATCGGGCGCATGCTGCCGAAAGGTGAAGGCTGCTGGGCGCTTCAGGGAACCCGCCGCACCGCGCTTCAAGGGTATGGCTACTCGCATTTCAAAACAGCTTAG
- the cdaA gene encoding diadenylate cyclase CdaA: MTGVLYHLWSVFLLPAIDVFLIAFVFYRLLLLIRGTHSVQVVMGLAMLMGVTLVVQHFLPLPASKWLLENFWSGAVVLLAVVFQPELRSALAHLGSHPLGRFLMPSRLTFIDEIDGAVREAMQRQMGLLLVLEQDVGLRNYAETGTLINGELSKELLMSIFHYRSPLHDGAAIIQNDRLVAVGCLLPLSNDPGLAKILGTRHRAAVGLSEFTDAWVIVVSEETGSLSLARAGQLERDLSADELRRRLMELYEHRTQKGLNPLLVKKSS; this comes from the coding sequence ATGACGGGTGTTCTCTATCATTTGTGGTCTGTTTTTTTATTGCCGGCGATCGACGTCTTTCTCATCGCTTTTGTTTTTTATCGGCTGCTTCTGTTGATTCGCGGGACGCACTCGGTGCAAGTGGTCATGGGATTGGCGATGTTGATGGGGGTGACGCTTGTGGTACAGCATTTCCTTCCCCTGCCGGCTTCAAAATGGTTGCTGGAGAATTTCTGGTCTGGGGCGGTGGTCCTTCTGGCGGTTGTTTTTCAGCCGGAACTCCGTTCGGCTCTGGCGCATCTTGGAAGCCATCCGCTAGGACGGTTCTTGATGCCCAGCCGGTTAACATTCATCGACGAAATTGACGGCGCCGTGCGTGAAGCGATGCAGCGGCAGATGGGCCTATTGCTGGTTCTGGAGCAGGATGTGGGGCTTCGCAACTATGCCGAAACCGGGACGCTCATTAACGGGGAGCTTTCCAAAGAGCTTCTGATGTCGATTTTCCATTACCGGTCTCCCTTGCATGACGGAGCAGCCATTATTCAGAATGACCGCCTGGTGGCTGTGGGATGTCTGCTCCCGCTTTCGAATGATCCCGGATTGGCGAAGATTTTAGGAACTCGCCATCGGGCGGCGGTCGGTTTATCCGAGTTTACGGACGCCTGGGTGATTGTCGTTTCGGAAGAAACCGGAAGCCTGTCCCTGGCTCGCGCCGGGCAACTGGAGCGGGACCTCAGCGCGGATGAGCTGCGGCGCCGGTTGATGGAGCTCTATGAACATCGGACCCAGAAAGGCTTGAACCCGTTGCTGGTGAAAAAATCATCATGA
- the glmM gene encoding phosphoglucosamine mutase, whose protein sequence is MAPTAPLLFGTDGVRGIAGEAPLQKSFIRHLGAAAAITYKQHVPDCPPVFLLGRDTRSSGPWIAQAFAEGAATEGVHVLDVGVVPTPAIAYLVPKRKLMGGVMISASHNPSEFNGVKLFNPQGRKCPDTWERFIEKQVAEMTPLKKAKVKRFRDTKAVQEYLDFLHQSVPLRPSLDGLTLVVDCSNGSLSHIAPHFLRSSGARVIAIGDKPNGRNINAGLGSQHPEKLQRLVVAKKADGGIAFDGDADRVIFCDEKGRLLDGDFILACAARFLKEEKRLKGNAVVVTVMANLGLMKALESWGLEAVATPVGDRWVSDKLEENDYVIGGEQSGHIIFHEFLPTGDGLLTALQVLSMLRQRRHPLSWVYSLFKRYPQVLLNVRVKEKKPLENCPTLQNRIDHACRELAEQGRVFIRYSGTEPLLRIMMEGPDEARLQALAHSVADEAKKVLGAGS, encoded by the coding sequence ATGGCGCCCACCGCTCCGCTTCTTTTTGGGACCGATGGCGTGCGGGGGATCGCCGGAGAGGCTCCCTTGCAAAAGTCATTTATCCGGCATCTCGGGGCGGCGGCCGCCATAACGTATAAGCAGCATGTGCCGGATTGCCCGCCGGTGTTCCTGCTGGGACGAGACACCCGTAGCTCGGGGCCGTGGATCGCACAGGCGTTTGCCGAAGGCGCGGCCACGGAAGGCGTCCATGTTCTGGACGTTGGGGTAGTCCCCACTCCCGCCATCGCGTACTTGGTTCCCAAGCGGAAATTGATGGGCGGCGTGATGATTTCCGCCTCGCATAATCCCAGTGAATTCAATGGAGTCAAACTCTTTAATCCGCAGGGCCGCAAATGCCCTGACACCTGGGAACGTTTCATTGAAAAACAGGTCGCGGAGATGACCCCTCTTAAAAAGGCCAAGGTCAAGCGGTTCCGGGATACCAAAGCCGTTCAGGAATATCTGGATTTTCTGCACCAGAGCGTGCCGCTTCGGCCCTCCCTGGACGGGTTGACCCTTGTGGTGGATTGTTCGAACGGCTCGCTGTCCCATATCGCCCCGCATTTCCTGCGTTCATCAGGGGCGCGCGTCATCGCCATCGGGGATAAACCGAACGGGCGCAATATCAACGCCGGTCTGGGATCCCAGCATCCGGAGAAATTGCAGCGGCTGGTGGTCGCCAAAAAAGCCGATGGGGGAATCGCGTTCGACGGCGATGCCGATCGGGTTATTTTCTGTGATGAGAAGGGACGTTTATTGGACGGCGATTTTATCCTGGCCTGTGCCGCCCGCTTTTTGAAGGAAGAAAAACGTTTGAAGGGCAATGCGGTGGTGGTAACGGTCATGGCCAATCTCGGTTTGATGAAAGCCTTGGAATCCTGGGGCCTTGAGGCCGTGGCGACCCCCGTCGGGGACCGCTGGGTTTCGGACAAGTTGGAAGAAAACGATTATGTGATCGGCGGCGAACAATCCGGGCACATCATTTTTCACGAATTTCTGCCGACCGGAGACGGTCTTTTAACGGCCTTACAGGTCCTGAGCATGCTCCGCCAGCGCCGGCATCCCCTTTCCTGGGTCTACTCGCTTTTCAAGCGCTACCCGCAGGTGCTTTTGAATGTTCGCGTGAAGGAGAAAAAACCTCTGGAAAACTGTCCGACGCTCCAGAATCGGATCGATCACGCCTGCCGGGAGCTGGCGGAACAGGGGCGGGTTTTTATTCGTTATTCCGGGACAGAACCTCTCCTGCGAATCATGATGGAAGGGCCTGACGAGGCCCGGCTCCAGGCGCTGGCTCACTCGGTTGCCGATGAAGCCAAGAAAGTGCTGGGGGCCGGATCCTGA
- a CDS encoding NAD(P)H-hydrate dehydratase → MKAGAITSSRVRSWLPRRPLDSHKGLNGHVLIVAGSRGMSGAAILTALGALQTGAGLVTVATIPSERPTVAARVPEALTLALPETRAGCIGPGAYPVLRRYWQGRRINVIAAGPGLSVHPSVRNLILALLEKWTGSLVLDADGLNNIKPIDIRRRQGLVLTPHVGELARLSRVNPSVVRREGLGLAEALAKRLSCTCVLKGHRTLVTDGTRTYCNTTGNPAMATGGMGDVLTGIVASFLGQGLSALQAAAAGVYLHGLAGDLARESDRGLLATHLARVLPLALKKIGVK, encoded by the coding sequence ATGAAAGCTGGTGCCATCACCTCTTCCCGGGTGCGTTCCTGGCTCCCCCGGCGTCCGCTGGATTCCCATAAAGGATTAAACGGTCATGTGCTGATCGTCGCCGGAAGCCGCGGCATGAGCGGGGCAGCGATCCTGACCGCTTTGGGAGCGTTGCAGACCGGAGCGGGTCTTGTCACGGTGGCGACCATTCCCAGTGAACGGCCAACCGTTGCGGCCCGAGTTCCGGAAGCCTTGACGCTGGCGTTGCCCGAAACACGCGCCGGCTGCATTGGCCCGGGCGCTTATCCGGTCTTACGTAGGTATTGGCAGGGACGACGTATCAATGTTATCGCGGCCGGCCCCGGCCTTTCCGTTCATCCCTCTGTTCGGAATCTTATCCTCGCTCTGTTAGAGAAATGGACAGGATCTCTGGTTCTTGATGCGGACGGTTTGAATAACATTAAACCTATTGATATCCGCCGCCGGCAGGGGCTCGTCCTCACTCCTCATGTTGGCGAATTGGCTCGTCTGAGCCGTGTGAATCCATCGGTTGTCCGGCGAGAGGGGCTCGGCTTGGCCGAAGCGCTGGCCAAGCGGTTATCCTGTACCTGCGTTTTGAAAGGCCATCGGACCCTTGTGACGGATGGGACACGAACCTATTGCAATACCACCGGTAACCCGGCCATGGCGACAGGTGGCATGGGGGATGTCCTGACCGGAATCGTAGCCTCTTTTCTTGGACAAGGCTTGTCAGCGCTTCAGGCGGCGGCCGCAGGTGTCTATCTGCACGGATTGGCGGGCGATCTGGCCCGTGAGTCGGATCGCGGTTTGCTGGCGACCCATTTGGCCCGAGTTCTTCCTTTGGCATTAAAAAAAATAGGAGTGAAATAA
- the glmS gene encoding glutamine--fructose-6-phosphate transaminase (isomerizing) codes for MCGIVGYIGSKEASGVLIEGLRRLEYRGYDSAGVAVLNGGAFQLRRSPGKLSVLEELLGKQPVEGTLGVGHTRWATHGRPSEENAHPHMCCKDNIVVVHNGIIENYVELKRHLTEAGHQFKSQTDTEVLAHLIEETYQGDLVAAVQKALKKVQGSYAIGVLAADQKDHFVAARKDSPLVIGMGQQEMFLASDVPALLPYTRQVIFLEDGDLAEISRDQVRLMDLSGKPVQRPVQTIVWDALMAEKGGYKHFMLKEIYEQETTVRDTFRSRISLEEGRVQLEDIFPAEIAKKLPKICLVGCGTSYHAALVSRFWFEELAGIPCDVEIASEYRYRRFRKDPGTLVVAITQSGETADTLAALRDSKAKGFPTMALCNAVGSTATRDAAYSLMTHCGPEIGVASTKAFTGQLTALFLLALYMAQEKGALKAEEARPLLQALFHLPLAISATLDHAKEVEQMAHHLFRKTDFLFLGRHLNYPIALEGALKLKEISYIHAEGYPAGEMKHGPIALIDEDMPIVAIATRSVVREKMLSNIEEVRARGGIVISVAEENDEEIAKQSTYVLKVAPVHESVSPIVNIIPLQLLAYHVAVLRGCDVDQPRNLAKSVTVE; via the coding sequence ATGTGCGGAATCGTGGGTTATATCGGATCAAAAGAGGCCTCCGGCGTATTGATCGAGGGATTGCGCCGTCTGGAATACCGCGGCTATGACTCGGCCGGGGTGGCGGTCCTCAATGGAGGGGCCTTTCAACTTCGGCGAAGCCCGGGGAAGCTGTCGGTTCTGGAAGAATTGCTCGGGAAGCAACCGGTGGAAGGGACGTTGGGCGTCGGGCACACCCGGTGGGCCACGCATGGCCGTCCTTCCGAAGAGAATGCCCATCCGCATATGTGCTGCAAAGACAATATTGTTGTCGTTCATAACGGGATTATCGAGAACTATGTCGAACTCAAGCGTCACCTGACGGAGGCCGGTCACCAGTTTAAATCTCAGACCGATACGGAAGTGCTGGCGCATCTGATTGAGGAGACCTATCAGGGCGATCTCGTGGCGGCTGTTCAGAAAGCCTTGAAAAAAGTGCAGGGGTCCTATGCCATCGGCGTATTGGCCGCGGATCAAAAGGACCATTTTGTGGCGGCCCGAAAGGACTCTCCGCTGGTCATCGGGATGGGCCAACAAGAAATGTTTTTGGCATCGGACGTGCCGGCGCTTCTGCCATACACCCGCCAAGTTATTTTTCTGGAAGACGGAGACCTCGCCGAAATCAGCCGGGACCAGGTGCGCCTGATGGATCTCTCCGGCAAACCCGTTCAACGTCCCGTGCAGACCATCGTTTGGGATGCCCTCATGGCGGAAAAGGGCGGTTATAAACATTTCATGCTCAAAGAAATTTATGAGCAGGAGACCACGGTCAGGGACACGTTCCGGAGCCGCATTTCTCTTGAAGAAGGACGTGTTCAGTTGGAGGATATTTTTCCTGCTGAGATCGCCAAAAAACTGCCCAAGATTTGCCTGGTCGGCTGTGGAACGTCCTACCACGCGGCCTTGGTCAGCCGTTTCTGGTTTGAAGAGCTGGCCGGGATTCCCTGCGACGTGGAAATTGCCAGCGAATACCGGTATCGCCGTTTCCGTAAGGACCCCGGGACCCTGGTGGTCGCCATTACGCAATCCGGGGAAACCGCTGACACACTCGCCGCCCTGCGCGATTCAAAAGCCAAGGGTTTTCCAACGATGGCGCTATGCAACGCGGTCGGCTCCACCGCCACGCGGGATGCGGCTTACAGCCTGATGACGCACTGCGGTCCAGAGATCGGCGTGGCGTCGACCAAAGCGTTCACCGGTCAACTCACCGCTCTTTTTCTCCTGGCCCTCTATATGGCCCAGGAAAAAGGCGCGCTCAAGGCCGAAGAGGCCCGACCCCTCCTGCAGGCCTTGTTCCATCTGCCGTTGGCGATCAGTGCGACCCTGGACCATGCGAAAGAGGTGGAACAGATGGCTCACCATCTTTTCCGAAAAACCGATTTTCTTTTTCTGGGCCGGCACCTGAATTATCCCATTGCTCTCGAAGGAGCCCTGAAGCTTAAGGAAATTTCTTACATTCATGCGGAAGGCTATCCCGCCGGAGAGATGAAACATGGCCCGATTGCGTTGATTGACGAAGACATGCCGATTGTCGCGATCGCGACGCGCTCGGTGGTCCGGGAGAAAATGCTTTCCAATATCGAAGAAGTCAGAGCCCGGGGCGGCATTGTCATCAGCGTGGCGGAGGAAAATGATGAGGAAATCGCCAAGCAATCGACCTATGTCTTGAAAGTCGCCCCTGTTCATGAGTCGGTCTCTCCGATCGTCAACATTATCCCGCTGCAGTTGTTGGCCTACCATGTGGCGGTTTTGCGGGGGTGTGATGTTGACCAGCCCAGAAACCTTGCCAAGAGTGTTACCGTTGAATAA